The Pseudomonas chlororaphis subsp. piscium genome contains the following window.
CTTCACGGTAAACCGCTTCCGCGCCGCGCCCACCATTCGGGCTCAGGCCCCGGGCGATCGGCGCAAGCTCGGTGCTGGTCAACGAGTGGTGGTAGGTATGGCCGCGCAGCGAACCTTCCGGCAATTCCACCGCCTGCAAGGCCAGGGCCGCCAGGCGCTTTTGCATCACCGCATCACCGGGCAACAGGCCCAGCAGTTCGGCACGCTCGCCGTCGACGTCGGTCAGGGAGTCCAGCAGATACAACATGCCGCCGCACTCGGCGAGCAAGGGTTTGCCAGCGGCGTGGTGCGCACGGATCGCGCTGAGCATCGAGCCGTTCGCCGCCAGCGCCCGGTGATGCAGCTCCGGGTAACCGCCTGGCAGGTACAGGCTGTCTGCCTCGGGCAGTACCGCGTCATGGATCGGCGAGAAAAAGCCCAGCTCGGCGCCCATGGCCCGCAGCAGATCCAGGCTCGCGCCATAGGTAAAGGCAAAGGCTTCGTCGCGGGCCACGGCAATGCGTACCCCGGCCAACAGCGGCTCGACGGCAACTGTCTGGGGAGCGGCAAACGCCACGGCCGGCGGCAGGGCCACTTCGCAGCTGTCAGCCAAGGCGGCCGCCGCCGCGTCAAGACGCAGATCCAGATCGTTGAGTTCGCTGGCCTGCACCAGCCCCAGATGGCGGCTGGGCAGTTCGATGCCGGTTTCCCGGGACAGCGCGCCGTACCAGCGCAGGCCTTCGGTCAGGCTGCCTTCGAGCAACTGCGCATGGCGTAAGGTACCGACGCGGTTGGCCAGCACCCCGGCGAACGGCAGGTCCGGCTGATAACGCGCCAGCCCCAGCGCCAGGGCACCAAAGGTCTGGGCCATGGCGGTGCCATCAATCACCGCGAGCACCGGCACCCCGAAATGCCGCGCCAGGTCGGCACTGGACGGCGTGCCGTCGAACAGCCCCATCACGCCTTCGATCAGGATCAGGTCCGCCTCGCCGGCGGCCTCCCACAACAGGCGGCGGCTTTCCTGCTCGCCGACCATCCACATGTCCAGCTGATACACCGGCGCGCCACTGGCACGCTCGAGGATCATCGGGTCGAGAAAGTCCGGGCCGCACTTGAACACGCGTACCTTGCGTCCCTGATTGCGATGCAGGCGGGCGAGCGCGGCGGTCACGGTGGTCTTGCCCTGACCGGAAGCCGGCGCGGCAATCAATACCGCCGGGCAATGACGGGCATCACTCACAGTTCGACGCCTTTTTGCGCTTTGATCCCGGCCTGGAAGGCATGCTTGACCATGCCCATTTCAGTGACGGTGTCGGCCAGGTCGATCATCTCCGACTTGGCGCCACGCCCGGTGACCACCACATGCTGCATTGGCGGCCGCGCCTGCAGGTCGCTGAGTACCTGATCCAGGTCCAGATAGCCGTGCTTGAGGGCGATGTTCAATTCGTCGAGCACCACCAGGCCGATGTTCGGATCGCTCAGCAGTTCGCGGGAAACCGCCCAGGCGGCTTCGGCGGCGGCGATGTCGCGCTGGCGGTCCTGGGTTTCCCAGGTGAAGCCTTCGCCCATGACATGGAAACGCACCTGCTCCGGGAAGCGCCGGAAGAACAATTCCTCGCCGGTGCTGTTGCGGCCTTTGATGAACTGCACCACGCCACATTGCATGCCGTGGCCCATGGCCCGCGCGAGCATGCCGAAGGCCGAGCTGCTTTTGCCTTTGCCGTTGCCGGTCAGCACCAGCAGCAAGCCGCACTCGTTCGGCGAGTTGGCGATGCGTTCATCGATCACGGCTTTTTTGCGCAACATGCGCGCCAGATGGCGTTCGTCACGATCAGGGGATTCAGTCATGGGGCAGCTCTCCGTTGGGGCTGGATAACGGGGGGCAGGAATAGGAATAGACGGCGCAAGCCTGGCATCGCCCACCGTGATGCCGTTGGATGGATCAGGCCGGTCTCCGGGCTTGTGAGTGGCTAGGATGCCCAACTGCGCGCCTTCCCATGTCGACAGTCGACACAGTGGCATCAGGCGCAGTCTTGACTCACTTACCGTTGCGGGGGCAGCGCCGGAATCGTCGTGCGTGCGCCTTCGGCACGCGTACTCACCGGCTTCCCTGTTTCACTCTGTCGACCTGCGGCCACAGAGCACCTGAAACAAGTCGCGAAGGTTAGAGGGTTGGGGGTGGAGCGTCAATTAAAGCCGGGGGGCCGACAGATCGACGAACTGCTGCATAT
Protein-coding sequences here:
- a CDS encoding cobyrinate a,c-diamide synthase — protein: MSDARHCPAVLIAAPASGQGKTTVTAALARLHRNQGRKVRVFKCGPDFLDPMILERASGAPVYQLDMWMVGEQESRRLLWEAAGEADLILIEGVMGLFDGTPSSADLARHFGVPVLAVIDGTAMAQTFGALALGLARYQPDLPFAGVLANRVGTLRHAQLLEGSLTEGLRWYGALSRETGIELPSRHLGLVQASELNDLDLRLDAAAAALADSCEVALPPAVAFAAPQTVAVEPLLAGVRIAVARDEAFAFTYGASLDLLRAMGAELGFFSPIHDAVLPEADSLYLPGGYPELHHRALAANGSMLSAIRAHHAAGKPLLAECGGMLYLLDSLTDVDGERAELLGLLPGDAVMQKRLAALALQAVELPEGSLRGHTYHHSLTSTELAPIARGLSPNGGRGAEAVYREGRMTASYVHFYFPSNPEAVAALLAPAGASVLARCP
- the cobO gene encoding cob(I)yrinic acid a,c-diamide adenosyltransferase → MTESPDRDERHLARMLRKKAVIDERIANSPNECGLLLVLTGNGKGKSSSAFGMLARAMGHGMQCGVVQFIKGRNSTGEELFFRRFPEQVRFHVMGEGFTWETQDRQRDIAAAEAAWAVSRELLSDPNIGLVVLDELNIALKHGYLDLDQVLSDLQARPPMQHVVVTGRGAKSEMIDLADTVTEMGMVKHAFQAGIKAQKGVEL